Proteins encoded within one genomic window of Aspergillus nidulans FGSC A4 chromosome VII:
- a CDS encoding MDR family MFS transporter (transcript_id=CADANIAT00008102) yields the protein MVSATAPEIQMDEIASQTAPSQRGSENKPEECITQARCSSHTVEHEAPKSRGSWRIGAILIALALSLFISALDQTIVATATPTISADLHSGGGYVWIGGAYLLANAASGNIWANLSDIWGRKPILLLAVALLFVSSIVCATAVDMAMLIVGRSFQGVAGGGLIQLILITISDLFSVRLRSLFMGLMECTWTVAGALGPVLGGVFTESISWRWIFWINLPVCGTAFVLLILFLDVHNPRTPMLEGIKAVDWFGSLSILAISVMILLGLDFGGDTFPWDSPKVICLIVFGALMSVAFIYSEKRLAKYPLMPLHIFTSRSNIACFLVDFTHGFAFLGAEYYLPLYFQSAKAASPFHSGLLILPFILTESFTSLAVGIVIHRTGRYQEVIWLGMALVLLGTGLFIDYSTSTSLGKIIGYQIISGFGCGLLFFPPLLALQSNIPTKDTATATATFGFVRNVAMALSVVLGGVVFQNSMGLKRDLLEDAGLSSALQEDFTGAEAAANALAVKDITDSLQREAVETAFAWSIRNIWILYTALAAVGLVASFFITKRQLSKEHVETKTGLKEKEKNTAEV from the exons ATGGTCTCCGCCACTGCGCCCGAGATTCAAATGGACGAGATTGCCAGCCAGACTGCGCCAAGCCAACGAGGTTCGGAGAATAAACCCGAGGAATGCATTACACAGGCACGGTGTAGTTCACATACGGTTGAACATGAAGCGCCAAAGTCCCGCGGTAGTTGGCGTATCGGTGCTATCTTGATCGCCCTGGCA TTGAGCCTGTTCATATCAGCCCTGGATCAGACCATTGTAGCGACGGCTACCCCGACTATATCTGCAGACTTGCATTCAGGCGGCGGATATGTCTGGATTGGCGGGGCCTATCTACTCGCCAATGCCGCCAGCGGCAACATCTGGGCCAACCTGTCTGACATCTGGGGCCGGAAACCGATCCTGCTATTGGCCGTCGCGCTGTTATTCGTTTCGTCAATTGTATGCGCCACAGCGGTGGATATGGCAATGTTGATTGTAGGCCGCAGTTTTCAGGGTGTTGCTGGAGGTGGGCTTATCCAGCTCATTCTCATAACTATATCGGATCTGTTCAGTGTCAG ACTCCGTAGCCTGTTCATGGGTCTTATGGAATGTACCTGGACGGTGGCTGGTGCTCTCGGTCCTGTGCTTGGTGGTGTCTTCACCGAGTCCATCTCGTGGCGCTGGATCTTTTGGATTAATCTTCCAGTATGCGGTACGGCTTTCGTGCTGCTGatcctgttcctggatgTCCATAATCCCAGGACACCTATGCTCGAAGGAATCAAGGCAGTAGACTGGTTTGGCAGCTTGTCCATTCTAGCCATCTCCGTCATGATTCTCCTCGGATTAGACTTTGGCGGCGATACCTTCCCCTGGGATAGCCCTAAAGTGATTTGCTTGATCGTGTTCGGCGCCCTGATGTCCGTTGCATTCATCTACAGCGAGAAGCGTCTGGCGAAATACCCGCTCATGCCCCTCCACATCTTCACAAGCCGTTCAAATATTGCTTGCTTCTTGGTGGACTTCACACACGGCTTT GCATTTCTCGGTGCGGAGTACTACCTCCCACTCTATTTCCAGTCTGCCAAAGCGGCCTCCCCTTTCCACTCAGGTCTGCTCATTCTCCCCTTCATCCTAACCGAATCCTTCACCAGCCTCGCAGTTGGCATCGTGATCCACCGCACCGGCCGCTACCAAGAGGTCATTTGGCTGGGGATGGCCCTCGTGCTGCTAGGAACAGGCCTCTTCATTGACTACAGCACTTCCACATCGCTTGGGAAGATCATCGGCTACCAAATCATTTCCGGCTTCGGATGTggcctgctcttcttcccgccACTCCTCGCACTCCAAAGTAACATCCCAACGAAAGACACCGCAACAGCAACCGCGACATTCGGGTTCGTGCGGAATGTCGCCATGGCGCTTTCCGTCGTGCTGGGCGGCGTTGTCTTCCAAAATAGCATGGGTCTGAAGAGGGATCTCCTAGAGGACGCTGGGCTGTCCAGTGCCCTGCAAGAGGACTTTACAGgtgcggaggcggcggcgaatgCCCTGGCTGTAAAGGATATTACGGACTCTTTGCAGAGAGAAGCTGTCGAGACGGCATTTGCTTGGAGTATCCGAAATATCTGGATTTTGTATACTGCTCTTGCCGCAGTGGGCCTTGTTGCGAGCTTTTTCATTACGAAGAGGCAACTTAGCAAGGAGCATGTGGAGACTAAGACTGGACtaaaggagaaggagaagaataCTGCGGAAGTTTAG
- a CDS encoding ureidoglycolate hydrolase (transcript_id=CADANIAT00008101), producing MPPPTLLASPSLSITPEPLTRDAFAPFGTAVIPPLPRSVTTAPNPLSSHPKHPLVTFPVAANQLSALKYSPISPLINNYPSQCPSNQPSEARMSMFSCFPRTLRAVTSTGEGKVGGAQKVVFDVGILERHPYTSQTFSPLGLSSDDKSAYYLVIVAPTLLGQTATARTEAGESVSIRDPPNLSKLRAFVASGEHAVTYGPGTWHAPMVVVGECKVDFVVTQFVNGVAAEDCQEVCFGEGIVVDLSERQQRAQAKL from the coding sequence ATGCCACCACCCACGCTtctcgcttctccttctctatcCATCACCCCAGAACCTCTGACCCGCGATGCTTTCGCACCTTTCGGCACCGCAGTCATCCCCCCGCTTCCGCGCTCTGTCACAACCGCCCCAAATCCTCTCTCCTCACATCCCAAGCACCCTCTCGTGACATTTCCTGTGGCAGCAAACCAGCTCTCCGCGCTGAAATACAGTCCTATATCGCCGCTAATCAATAACTATCCATCTCAATGCCCCAGCAACCAACCCTCCGAGGCAAGGATGAGCATGTTTAGTTGTTTTCCAAGGACGCTGCGGGCCGTCACCAGTACCGGCGAGGGTAAAGTAGGTGGTGCGCAGAAGGTTGTTTTCGATGTCGGAATCCTCGAACGACATCCCTATACCTCGCAGACATTCTCCCCGCTTGGTCTAAGCTCGGATGACAAAAGCGCGTACTACCTAGTCATCGTGGCGCCAACACTACTTGGCCAAACCGCCACGGCACGGacagaagctggagagagTGTATCTATTCGTGATCCACCGAATCTGAGTAAACTCAGGGCATTTGTGGCGAGTGGGGAGCACGCCGTTACGTATGGGCCTGGGACCTGGCATGCGCCAATGGTAGTTGTGGGTGAATGTAAGGTGGATTTTGTGGTCACGCAGTTTGTCAATGGAGTTGCGGCAGAGGATTGTCAGGAGGTTTGCTTTGGGGAGGGGATTGTTGTTGATCTGAGTGAGAGGCAGCAGAGGGCGCAAGCGAAGCTGTAA
- a CDS encoding Tim17/Tim22/Tim23/Pmp24 family protein (transcript_id=CADANIAT00008104) produces the protein MDALVSRLDALVTNADLAPLLSLVKGIRNGAVYGAKVRFPHALVMIFLFRSGTIREKVKLVLNATRQHARNLAVFCFIYKSSMIVLRNLNPAGVGKEGHYDSFLAGLLGGYAVFGRHKSSITQQIVIYIFARVVLGFAKLSVQPGMHPLSSLIGPEARKQIESNAWAVFASLSWASVMYLFRWHPEVLMSSLRSNIPTQITGTRSATS, from the exons ATGGACGCTTTGGTT TCTCGTCTGGATGCTCTCGTTACAAATGCGGATCTTGCACCGCTCCTGTCACTTGTAAAGGGTATTCGCAATGGCGCAGTATACGGCGCCAAGGTGCGGTTTCCGCATGCTCTGGT GatgatttttctttttcgatcCGGAAC TATTCGCGAGAAAGTCAAGCTCGTTCTCAACGCGACCCGCCAACATGCCCGTAACCTCGCCGTCTTTTGCTTTATATACAAGAGCTCTATGATTGTCTTGCGCAATCTCAACCCCGCTGGTGTCGGGAAGGAGGGGCATTACGATAGTTTCCTTGCAGGACTGCTGGGAGGCTACGCGGTTTTCGGCCGGCACAAGTCCAGCATCACGCAACAG ATCGTGATTTATATCTTTGCCCGCGTAGTCCTTGGCTTCGCCAAACTCTCCGTTCAGCCCGGGATGCACCCACTATCATCTCTTATCGGCCCTGAAGCACGAAAACAGATCGAGAGCAACGCCTGGGCTGTCTTTGCGTCGCTGAGCTGGGCATCTGTCATGTATCTCTTCCGCTGGCATCCCGAAGTCTTAATGTCTAGTTTGCGGAGTA ATATTCCGACTCAGATCACTGGGACTCGTTCCGCAACTTCCTAG
- a CDS encoding rRNA-binding ribosome biosynthesis protein RPF2 (transcript_id=CADANIAT00008105), giving the protein MLREVKPKNPRTARILKAKEPQLIEGAKRVLLLHGSKCPTPLHTVLKVFHSLTTPHSVLFHKKNENIHPFESTESLEFLANKNDCGMVIFGSSNKKRPNCLTIARIFDSKVLDMAELLLLPDANGEGIPEMNRLSMHVAIGLRPLMLFSGSAWDDTTSTTHTMLKSMLVDLFKGETSDKIDVEGLQYALMVGAEEPTAGLAPIIHLRWYKIVTKRSGHKLPRVELEEIGPKLDFKVGRIQEAPRDVMKEAMKQGKKPNEEIKNKKNIGIDLIGDKVGRVHLAKQDLGGLQTRKMKGLKRRAGVESDDEGDADMMDVDEVSEDEKTKRARHD; this is encoded by the exons ATGCTTCGAGAAGT AAAGCCAAAGAACCCGCGCACTGCACGCATCCTCAAGGCTAAAGAACCTCAACTCATTGAAGGTGCAAAGCGCGTATTGCTGCTCCATGGGTCAAAATGTCCTACGCCCCTACATACTGTCCTCAAAGTTTTCCATTCTCTTACGACACCGCATTCCGTCCTCTTCCACAAGAAAAATGAGAACATTCACCCGTTCGAGAGTACCGAGAGTCTCGAATTCCTGGCCAACAAGAATGACTGCGGCATGGTAATTTTCGGAAGCAGCAATAAGAAGAGGCCCAACTGCCTGACAATTGCGCGCATCTTTGACTCCAAAGTTCTCGACATGGCTGAGCTGTTACTCCTCCCCGATGCCAATGGCGAGGGGATTCCCGAGATGAACAGGCTTTCTATGCATGTCGCCATCGGTCTGCGGCCGCTGATGCTCTTTTCCGGCAGCGCATGGGACGATACGACATCGACGACGCATACGATGCTGAAGAGCATGCTGGTGGATCTATTCAAGGGCGAGACCAGTGATAAGATTGACGTTGAAGGACTACAGTATGCGCTTATGGTTGGTGCGGAGGAGCCTACGGCGGGTCTGGCACCTATTATTCATCTACGGTGGTACAAGATCGTCACTAAGCGGAGCGGACACAAGCTTCCTCGCgtggagctggaagagattgGACCCAAGCTCGACTTCAAAGTCGGACGTATCCAAGAGGCACCTCGCGACGTCATGAAAGAGGCCATGAAGCAGGGCAAGAAACCGaacgaggagatcaagaacaagaagaacatcGGTATTGATTTAATCGGTGACAAGGTTGGTCGGGTGCATCTAGCCAAGCAGGATCTGGGTGGATtgcagacgaggaagatgaagggtcTGAAGCGGAGGGCTGGAGTGGAGTCTGATGACGAAGGAGACGCAGATATGATGGATGTGGATGAAGTTTCGGAGgacgagaagacgaagcggGCACGACATGATTAA
- a CDS encoding acetoacetyl-CoA synthase (transcript_id=CADANIAT00008103) has translation MAAEIPRKLWEHPNPRATAMWAFKESLEKEKNVSLPTYYDLYTWSVTNRAAFWDFSWRYFPIIHEGSYTIVVDESARIDSIPSWFKGVRLNFAENMLFTAEKSPAGTQLITTAGKEDSKIVATQVREGAAEPAISVTWSQLRQRTGKLLQALKAAGLAKGDRVAVVASNSIDTLVVFLATTALGGLFSSASTDTGVKGILDRLVQIKPKFVFFDDAAVYNGKHIDLRPKITDVINGLKDTSEFKSLITLPRFPDHPVDVTSLPKTQPLAQLLATAPSDKLEFVRVGFRDPFLVAFSSGTTGKPKPIVHGVGGYLLNSNKESRLHRSHGPNSVTLQFTTTGWIMYMSAISGLLFGGHTILYDGSPFFPNPKILIRLLGRYRVTHFGTSPRYLHELRKNGISPRTEEDLRSLVGVTSTGMVLPDSLAEWFYDAGFPPHVQLANISGGTDLAACFGLENPITPLYLGGCQGLPLGIPVEVYDQADEGASGVKGTPVPDGIPGELVATAAFPTMPVKFLGEDGEKKYFDSYFARFDNVWTHGDFISIHPITKQIFFLGRSDGVLNPSGIRFGSAEIYNVIETQFANEIVDSLAVGQRRPQDSDESVILFLLMKPGFKVTKALIERVKEAIRKALSARHVPKYVFETPEIPTTVNLKKVELPVKQIVSGKKIKPSGTLLNPESLEYYYQFADVERLAETVSAS, from the exons ATGGCTGCAGAAATACCTCGTAAGCTCTGGGAACATCCTAACCCTAGGGCTACTGCGATGTGGGCATTCAAGGAGAGTttagagaaagagaagaacgTCAGCCTTCCG ACTTATTATGACCTCTACACCTGGTCTGTGACGAACCGCGCTGCGTTCTGGGACTTTAGCTGGAGATATTTCCCCATCATTCACGAAGGCTCCTATACTATTGTCGTGGATGAATCTGCTCGCATCGATAGCATTCCCAGCTGGTTCAAAGGCGTCCGGCTCAATTTCGCCGAAAACATGCTTTTCACGGCCGAGAAGTCACCAGCTGGAACCCAGCTCATCACAACAGCCGGCAAAGAGGACAGCAAAATCGTAGCTACTCAGGTTCGTGAAGGAGCCGCGGAACCTGCCATCTCCGTCACCTGGTCTCAATTGAGACAGCGGACTGGGAAATTACTCCAGGCGCTCAAGGCTGCCGGGTTAGCAAAAGGAGACCGTGTGGCGGTGGTCGCCAGTAACAGCATCGACACTCTAGTCGTCTTCTTGGCCACCACGGCCCTGGGAGGCCTGTTTTCATCCGCTTCCACTGATACCGGTGTCAAAGGCATTCTAGATCGGCTTGTGCAGATCAAGCCGAAATTCGTGTTCTTCGACGATGCCGCCGTCTATAATGGAAAACACATCGATCTGCGCCCGAAAATCACCGACGTCATCAACGGTCTCAAGGACACATCCGAATTCAAGAGCCTAATTACCCTCCCCCGGTTCCCTGACCACCCAGTCGACGTGACAAGCCTGCCGAAAACGCAGCCCCTAGCACAGCTCTTAGCCACCGCGCCCTCCGACAAGCTGGAGTTTGTTCGCGTAGGGTTCCGCGACCCCTTCCTGGTAGCGTTCAGCTCAGGAACCACGGGAAAACCAAAGCCAATAGTCCACGGCGTCGGCGGGTACCTTCTCAACTCAAACAAAGAATCCCGTTTACATCGCAGCCATGGCCCCAACTCTGTAACCCTTCAGTTCACAACTACAGGTTGGATCATGTACATGTCCGCCATCTCGGGTCTGTTATTCGGCGGCCACACCATCCTCTACGACGGGAGCCCCTTTTTCCCCAATCCAAAAATCCTGATACGTCTCTTGGGAAGGTACAGGGTCACTCACTTCGGCACATCCCCTCGATACCTACACGAGCTACGCAAGAACGGCATCTCCCCGCGTACCGAAGAAGACCTTCGCTCCCTCGTCGGCGTCACAAGCACAGGGATGGTCCTTCCGGATTCCCTAGCCGAATGGTTCTATGACGCCGGTTTTCCGCCTCACGTCCAACTCGCTAATATTTCAGGCGGCACAGATTTAGCCGCTTGCTTTGGGCTAGAAAATCCAATTACACCGCTCTACCTCGGTGGATGCCAGGGTCTCCCGCTGGGCATCCCTGTTGAAGTTTATgatcaagcagatgaaggCGCGTCAGGTGTCAAAGGTACGCCTGTTCCTGATGGTATCCCTGGAGAGCTTGTAGCCACGGCAGCGTTTCCAACCATGCCTGTCAAGTTCCTCGGCGAGGACGGGGAAAAGAAGTATTTTGATTCGTATTTTGCGAGGTTTGACA ACGTCTGGACCCATGGCgacttcatctccatccatccGATCACAAAGCAAATCTTCTTTCTCGGCCGCTCTGATGGCGTGCTAAACCCCTCTGGAATCCGGTTCGGTTCCGCCGAAATCTATAACGTGATTGAGACGCAGTTCGCCAATGAGATCGTGGACTCATTAGCTGTTGGACAGCGACGGCCCCAAGACTCTGATGAGTCTGTGATTCTGTTCTTGCTTATGAAGCCGGGGTTTAAGGTCACCAAAGCATTGATCGAACGAGTTAAGGAGGCTATCAGGAAGGCTCTGAGTGCGAGGCATGTGCCGAAATATGTGTTTGAGACACCTGAGATCCCG ACGACTGTGAATCTCAAAAAGGTTGAGTTGCCTGTGAAACAAATAGTttctgggaagaagataaagCCTTCGGGGACGCTACTAAATCCGGAGAGCTTGGAGTACTATTACCAGTTTGCGGATGTGGAGAGGTTGGCTGAAA CAGTGTCGGCTAGTTAG